A window of Pantoea agglomerans contains these coding sequences:
- a CDS encoding YijD family membrane protein produces the protein MTQPTSRDKGTLLLAFITGLAINGSFSVLFSAFVPFSIFPIIALGLAVWSLHQRYLNRNMPDGMPGLAAAFFLLGILVYSALVRAEYPDIGSNFIPTLLMVALVFWIGVKIKRRKNND, from the coding sequence ATGACACAACCGACTTCCCGCGATAAAGGCACGCTGCTGCTGGCTTTTATTACCGGTTTAGCGATTAACGGCTCATTTTCCGTGCTGTTTAGCGCCTTTGTACCTTTTTCTATCTTCCCGATTATCGCGCTGGGGCTTGCGGTCTGGAGCCTGCATCAGCGTTATCTGAATCGCAATATGCCGGATGGCATGCCGGGTCTGGCGGCGGCGTTTTTCCTGCTGGGCATTCTGGTATATAGCGCGCTGGTGCGCGCCGAGTATCCCGATATCGGCTCTAACTTTATTCCGACGCTGCTGATGGTGGCGCTGGTGTTCTGGATTGGCGTGAAGATTAAGCGTCGTAAGAACAACGATTAA
- the trmA gene encoding tRNA (uridine(54)-C5)-methyltransferase TrmA, with product MTPEHLPTEQYDAQLAEKVSRLQTMMTPFAAPEAEVFRSPVSHYRMRAEFRLWHDGDDLYHIIFDQATRERIRVDRFPAASELINAVMPEMIAAIRDNRVLRHKLFQIDYLSTMSDEIVISLLYHRKLEADWVEAASALRDALRAKGYKAQLIGRATKTKICLDQDFIDERLPVAGREMIYRQVENSFTQPNAAMNIQMLEWALDVTSGSRGDLLELYCGNGNFSLALARNFRRVLATEIAKPSVAAAQFNIEANQIDNVQIIRMAAEEFTQAMNGVRSFNRLQGIDLKSYECETIFVDPPRSGLDEETVKMVQAYPRILYISCNPETLCDNLQTLAQTHKVSRLALFDQFPYTHHMECGVWLTRKEG from the coding sequence ATGACACCCGAACATCTCCCGACTGAACAGTACGACGCGCAACTGGCCGAGAAAGTCAGCCGTTTACAAACGATGATGACGCCGTTCGCTGCGCCTGAAGCGGAGGTGTTTCGCTCGCCGGTCAGCCACTACCGGATGCGCGCGGAGTTCCGCCTCTGGCACGATGGCGACGATCTTTACCACATCATCTTCGATCAGGCGACGCGCGAGCGTATTCGCGTCGATCGTTTTCCCGCCGCCAGCGAACTGATCAATGCGGTGATGCCGGAAATGATCGCGGCGATCCGCGATAACCGCGTGCTGCGCCATAAACTGTTCCAGATCGACTATCTCTCGACCATGAGCGATGAGATCGTTATCTCCCTGCTCTACCACCGCAAGCTCGAGGCGGACTGGGTTGAAGCGGCGAGCGCCCTGCGCGACGCGCTGCGCGCCAAAGGTTATAAGGCGCAGCTGATTGGGCGTGCCACCAAAACCAAAATCTGTCTCGATCAGGATTTTATCGACGAGCGCCTGCCGGTGGCGGGCCGCGAAATGATCTATCGCCAGGTGGAGAACAGCTTTACCCAGCCCAATGCGGCAATGAACATTCAGATGCTGGAGTGGGCGCTGGACGTCACCAGCGGATCGCGCGGCGATCTGCTCGAGCTCTACTGCGGCAACGGCAACTTTTCACTGGCGCTGGCGCGCAATTTCCGCCGCGTGCTGGCGACGGAAATTGCCAAGCCTTCGGTGGCGGCGGCGCAGTTCAATATCGAAGCCAACCAGATCGATAACGTGCAGATTATTCGTATGGCGGCAGAGGAGTTTACCCAGGCGATGAACGGCGTGCGCAGCTTTAACCGCCTGCAGGGCATCGATCTGAAAAGCTATGAGTGCGAAACCATTTTTGTCGATCCGCCGCGCAGCGGGCTGGATGAAGAGACGGTGAAGATGGTGCAGGCCTATCCGCGCATCCTTTATATCTCCTGCAACCCCGAGACGCTGTGCGACAACCTGCAAACGCTGGCGCAGACGCATAAGGTTTCACGCCTGGCGCTGTTCGACCAGTTCCCCTATACGCACCATATGGAGTGCGGCGTGTGGCTGACGCGAAAAGAGGGATAA